tttcctttgggTCTTTGATTCTGAGTTAGGGTTTCCTACTCCTGCTAAGATTTGTTGTCTATGGGGGCTTCCAGTGGCGTTCTGACAACCCTTGCAGGGACGGGGCCTTTCCTTCGAAGCAGCTCTTCCACCAGGTCATTCTCCTTTCCGAGGAGTTTTGGTGCCTTTTATCGCGTTGGCACGAGAGGACCTTGGCAGAAGATGGCTCTCCGGATGAGCCCGCGTTCCGATGCCTTGGTAGATCTCATGGAGAAGCAATCCGCGGGAGCTAGTGCCTCGGCGCTCAAACAGTTCAAGATCTCCGCCGATCGTAAGTAGCAATTCACTTCCCTTTGTCCTTTTTTATTCCCCCCATTTTCCACGTTAGAAATCTATGACTTAATTCTTCGAATGAAGATCTTTCTGTCAAAGCTAGAAGTTTACTAGTAGGAAAACATTCTTTTGCCCCTTTTGCCGTGGGTTGAACTTTATGCTGCTAGATGTGTGCAATCTGGGTTTATCAATTTTGGTAGTTGAGGAGTTTAGTCTGTTTGGATTTGTGAGATTAACAAATTTGTTTAAAACCAAAAGTAATACTTCTGAAGTTCCTAGTTTAGTCGCGATTCctatctacattaaccctattcagGAGTTAAAATAGGGATTTTGATGTTGAACTATTTTCAGTTCTTTGTCTTCCTTTCTTAAGTTTAGTCTTCCCTACTTTCTAGAAATGCTGTCTGCTCTAATAGCCATGTCTAGGGTTTTAGGAACTTGCAGGGTGCTCATGGTGGCGGCCAAGGGTGGGTCCAAGGAAGCATCAGTGAAGGCGGTGGCCAAGGGGGCGATGAAGCCCAAGGGGGCCTTTCATCAGAAGCTGCCTTTGTCTCCAGCGATGAGCAAATTCCTCGGCATCCCAGAAATCGCACTGGTGGATGCCGTCAAAAAATCTGGGAGCACATCAAAGCAAACCAACTCCAGGTTCGAACCCCGCTTTCTCCTTTGCTAATACTTTCATCAATATATCTAGGGTTATGGGAAATCATACTCATGCATTTgtgttttttttcactttttatgAATCTTATCATTCCAGGATTGTTAGGGTTATATCTCACTGTTGTGGCTAAAGTCCTTGGTAAAACTAATTATGGTTTGGTATGCTAAATGTTGTTGCCATCAAGTGATCACTCTGGTTTTGGTAATTTCTGCTTTGTGCTTTAAGTTCTACATTACGAATTTTGTCATTGGTTGATTTCTACTCGATTGATGGTCTATGGTGAAgtgattgaatttgtataattTTATTATCTAGTTCTTATTTTTTTGGAGGTTTAGGGCTAGTTTGCAATACCATTAGTTTTTTCCTGCGCTCTCATAGTTGAAGACATGTTATGAGATTCACTACAATCATAATCCATCTTATTATCCTTTTTCAGCCAATGCTACTTTCACTCTGCAATACGTTGGGTTATACATTGTGTTGTTTTAGTTGAGCCTAGTTTTAAGTGATTATAAAGAAATGTTATGAGATTCTCTCGAATTGatggagaaaataaataaaatctcaCTCAAACACTAGGCAAGAACCATTGTCAAACACAAAGTTGATTTTcagtgtaaaaaaaattataatatacttTATAGTCATCCAAGGTATGAACTCTAGATCTTATTATGTTTTCTAGGCTTCATCAGATGATAATGCTGGATTCATGATTGATATGTTAAAGTAAGTACAGGTTTCCACCAACCTGTATTTTTCATGTTCAAACTTGAAAGTCTGAGAAGTTTCTCCTTGGCATTCTGAACTTCTGATtgaattttcatctatttatatTTTGCCATGGACAGGGAGTGTGGATTATCTCACAAATCAATAATTTTTATCTTGGATGAGTTTGATCTTTTTGCTCAGGTACGTGTAGTAACTTTTAGCCACTAACAGAATTCTGTGCAAGTACTTCTTTACTTGCTTGTGTTCCCTTGTCAATCCTCCTTTGTTGTTCCATTTTTATCTCATTATGCAATAGCCTTTGCCTTATTCTAAGTCTTTGATCTTTTTGATACATGTGTATGCAGGGGAAACAACGTTTACTTTATAGTTTGCTTGATGCAATGCAAACAATGACTTCATGTCTAGTAGAAGTTCCGATTCTTAGCGCCCCTCTTGTTAGTTCATGGGCATTGGAATTACCAGAGGATGGCCTACATGATCTTGTACAACTTTTATCGTAATGCTATTTTTGTCTTCATCCTATTCTGGTATGTGTTTATGAACAATGTTGCATGGAATTATCAAACTTTCAATTTACCTTTCTTATGGTTGCATGGAATTTACAAATCTACTATCTTTAAGAATGGATGTGCATTATCTCACTAATATTATCTTTAACATGTTAATCTAACCTTCCCTGCTTATCAATATGGGCTGCATTGCTGCAACACTATTATGTGAGATTATCATCAACTCCGTGTGGTTTCTACCAGGTTACTGGTACGTCTGTTTTCCACAAACTCATCGCAAGATTATATTATAAAGTAATTAAGAACTTAAACTTGTTTgacaaaatgaaatttttgtatcGATGCGTTGATTTCTATGATTGCTCTAACGTTATTGCACCTTGCATTTGCATACAGGGTCGTCTTTAACGTAATGAGGACTGGACTATTTTGGCTATGCTTACTAGGTGTCCTTGTGGCTGGGATGCTTCCCCATTTCGTAATGAAGGCACTGATCCAGCATTTCATGCCTACTGACATACAGATTGCTAGAGAGTTGGAGAATGCTTACTAGGTGTCCTTTCTTCCAAGCATTGCTGGTTATACCTGATAAAGCCTCATGTCTTTCAGGATGCAGACTAACTTCTCGAAAAAAGAGTTCAGTGTAGGTTTTGTCCCAGTCTCAAGCCGACAATCctttttgatcagtatatctagtagaagtaagcatgcagatcgTTGTCTTCGAGGCCGATTAgctattttgtgtttttttttgttttaaattcgaatgtcactatctactttgaaacagaactatttagtctttgtgtatagttgaattctcttgtaaatactaatactttgtaattgaattttattgttttggtacgagtttgaaatcattagccgagctaattaatgttattttatatgtcaaattcgaatctagacatggtaaaagaaaattaatagttttgtaaatataaaaaaataattttgtaaatagatttttttaatttttattttaaaaagacaacgcttttaaagcgttgcacaagtgttgtctttgccaaaaacaacaacgcttttaaagtgttgcaaaagcgttgtctttgctacaaacgacaacgctttaaaagcgttgtcgttgagcagacttttaacaacagtgcctttaacaacgtttttttaggcacaaagacaacgctttaaaagcgttgtctattagcttttttgttgtagtgactggATGGTTTGATGATGGTACCTATCTAACAAACTCACTTGGCTGATCGACTCGAGTAGCTTATATGACTTAACTAACTCACCAAGACCGATTGGCGGGTTTGACCATCTAATTTGACCAACCCAATTGGTTTGTTTGACCTGTCTGAGCCGCGCAGCCAATAGATTACCATGCCTACCCAGCTCAATAAATTCAGTCTCATTGTCACGTGTGGCTCGACTATAGCCCATCTAAttgtggcaaaagatgaatacatTCTCTCCCAGTGTCCCCGTTAATCCGTCCCAAGATCAActcggaggaggtaaattacggacaGCTACTagtttttggaatagtgactagcacataagagaagtatttacctcgactttactgagattcgaacccaagaTCTCATGACATTTAATTGCCCATCTAATTGCATTTAGTATCAATGTACAAAATGTATCTTATTGCATTTAGGTGGCATTTGGTTCTCTCATTGGAATCAGAAtcggaatgagtatcatagtattgtggaatgagaatgagtatgagcttggatatcattcctaaaaataatgtttggttagttgaatattttcaatcaaaatgaaCTTAAAtatccttttttacccttaaaggaaaataagaaaaaacatTAAATGGAAGATAAAGTTGAATATGAgataaacatatgatgagagagaaagtgtgatgggaaaaaataaagagagggaaagtgtgatgagagaaaatgaggagagagagcgtgataggagagattgagaagagaaaaagtatgatgagagagaaagtatattaagagagaaaaagtgatggcaaaaaatgaagagagagaaagtgtgatgagagaaaatgaaagattgaggagagaaagtatgatgagaaaatgtgatgagagagaaagtatgataggaaaaaatgaaaagagaaaaagtgtgatgagagaaaatgaggagagagagtgtgatggaagagaatgaagagagagaaagtgtgatgaaagaaaatatggagagagtatggtaagagagattgaagagagagaaaatatgatgagagagaaaatatgataaaaaaatagGAGAGAATGacagagagaaaataatgagagagagtgtgtgatgagagagaatacagagagacaATGGTAGCGAATgagtgatgagaaagaatgaggagagagagtgtgattggagagaatgaagagagagaaagtgtgatgagataaaatatggagaaagagtatggtaagagagattgaggagagagaaagaatgatgagagagaaagtatgataaaaaaatgaggagagaatgaagagaaagaaaataatgagagagtgtgtgtgtgatgagagtgaatacagagagaaaatggtagagaaaatgtgatgagagagaataaggagggcgaaagtatgttgagagagaaaatgtgatgatagaatgagaagagagaaagtatgatgagagagaataagtaGAAAGAGtggaatgaaagaaaaattaaacaaatatactaaggatattttcatccaaaacttaattcttatttcCATTCCATCAAAACACAAGGGTCTAGGGAGGGGGGTTTCATCCATATCCAattttttgggtttcattccaaaatcttgattccattcctaTCAACCAAATacgggaatgaatccattcccttattctcaaacctctaaaccaaacgtCATCTTAATATTTATCATAGTAAAACTATGTGTAAATATTAACTGTGTCAGTCCGTGGAGCTGCATTTAGTATTTATTGATACAATTTCacggtgattttttttttcaaaaatagaagaataaacaaaaaaaaatatctttggaGGATAAATGGTAAAAGAAAATCATAAAAAGTAATGAGAGTACGTATGATTATAAAATTTAACTATTAGATTGCAACCATATGTACATTTCCCTAAGTATCCGTATTGGTGTCAATGCTTGAAGCTATGGTTTGTAAAATTGTAATCTGGATCGTAGGATCTTACGATCTGGAAATTTAAAATCGATTCAAGATCGTGCAGAATCGATTTTTACAATAGAATCGGTAGGATTGGAACAGAATTGGTAGGATCATAACAAGATCGGAGtagaatcggagcaggatcggtggaagctttgagaggtcataacttttgactcgtaTTGAACCACGGAGCTTataaatatatcaaatcaaatctcgttcagagatttttaataaatttcaaagtttatccttaatcATCCTATTTTAAatcaaaaaaatatcatttaaatccttttaagaTGTCTAGAAGATTTTctcttttttatcatattttttccaTCTTATTaggattttaaattatttaaatacatgtttaattatttttgagttagttttttatcaataatattctgtcatttcttttccccaaaatgatgagtttttggatgtctattgactattgtctagtattgtgtgacatcaaccaatctttagaaaattatttttggcGTTCATAGTTGAATCAAAGGATTTAATAGCTTCTGTTATGTACTTTAGGTGCTTTGTTAGTATTTAAATTAGATTATCTTATAAATCAAGTaaatatttttgaagttgaatgtgttattattatcgtgttaatagaaattttatattatttcattttataatatgaaaatataaatattattacttgCGCACACGCatcgcgtgtgtaatataatttattgaaatcactgacttttgaaaatctgaattatttgggtctttgaaaatccgaattgtttggatttttcgATTGTCACCCTGATTTTCAATTGTCACCCTGATTTTCAATTGTCATCCTGATTTTCAATTGTCTCACTCTTACGACTttcttatgaaaaaaaattaatttaatttaatattatacttatcttagtaaaaaaaattaagaaaagtatattttttgaaCATTGtcggtctaaaatatttatagaagtttctttgatcatagtgttgtcaattctaagatgtgagactaaagagaactatatttttttatataaaaaggaaattaatgatgagaaattttcataatAATATGCGCAGTTGAGTTTTAAACTCTAGATCAATGATTGTTTTACTTGTGGAATTATtaataaatcttgaaattatttttagtgtgaatagaaaaaagatattaacgtaaattcattttaggcttcacctagttagtaaaggggggagatttttaataaaatagtaagatatataaaagtttttagattttttttctaattattaatcatataTGATAGATTTTGATAGAATCATATGATTTTATGATCCGATTTCGATCGTagtattctataaattataagtaATGCCGATATGGATATTTTTAGTAGTGATTTAGTATTAACGCATTCAATtgctatatattaaaaaaaaaattaaaaataacatagtGGCGTTAACACGTTAATGTCAACCTAGACTAATGCCGCAGacaaaattcattttcaaaatagtttttctaaTTAAATTAGGATTTAGTTAAATCTCAAATTTCAATCGACCATCAAATTTGACCACAAGGAATCATTGTTTTTTTTTACTCTCTGTAATTTacttcaataaatcaataattattttattctaattaaaatattaataattgaaGTTTGattgaataaaaattataaaattttctcaGTCATAAATatccaaaattaaataataaataaatggcGTATTAAAATTATgcaatagaaaattaattaaatatataatttagaatataTAATTTGCAATGATAAAACTAAAGTTATAACagtaaaattaaagtaaattgtAATTGATCATCTTCATAAGCTGAGTAAATGGTTATCGGGAAGCGATGCTGAGATGACCCTTCATCTTCACTGATGCTCCCGCgctcctgcaaccacaagtcATTAGTGCCAAGCCGGGAGAGAGTTCCCGGCGACAgccttccgatgctcaagtcacacACCGACACGCGAGGAGAACAAAGGAAGCAAAGAGGAAGAGAATAGTGGCTCCAGAAGACGTTTTTGCGTACCTCCACGCGGGGCGGGGCGGGCGGGGGGGGGGGGATGCTCCTCTCCTTATATAAGACTTCGACGAGTAGACTGCACGCTTCTCGGACGATACGTATTCCCAAACTTTCCCTAAAAGTTAACATTGAAAAAGAATCCCTGACCTCTTACCATAACGGGCAAGCGTATCTCTGCAACGACGACGAGATCTTCTTCCGTACGATCCTCCGTCCTTCCCCGCCGTCAGTCGGCGAAactgactcccaaaaggatattctATCCATACGCCCCATTAATCGGCGACACTGACTCCCAGAAGGATATTGACATATATCCCCGTCATATTTGTTGGTTGCCGTCTGGCCAGCTTCCCCTTGATCGGGTCGACCGACCTCTTCTTTGGCCTCCTGCGCCTATGTCGTGGCCGATCGGCATGAATGTCTCTTGCCTAACTGGATTCCGCCTTAATCGGTCCGACCGGCCTCTTCTTTGGCATCTTGCGCCTATGTCTATGCCGATGGACGTGCTGTCCCTTACCTAAGCCCGGCCAACCTCCTCCGAACTTCTTCT
This genomic stretch from Zingiber officinale cultivar Zhangliang chromosome 7A, Zo_v1.1, whole genome shotgun sequence harbors:
- the LOC122002656 gene encoding uncharacterized protein LOC122002656, translated to MGASSGVLTTLAGTGPFLRSSSSTRSFSFPRSFGAFYRVGTRGPWQKMALRMSPRSDALVDLMEKQSAGASASALKQFKISADRTCRVLMVAAKGGSKEASVKAVAKGAMKPKGAFHQKLPLSPAMSKFLGIPEIALVDAVKKSGSTSKQTNSRECGLSHKSIIFILDEFDLFAQGKQRLLYSLLDAMQTMTSCLVEVPILSAPLVSSWALELPEDGLHDLVQLLS